In a single window of the Coprothermobacter proteolyticus DSM 5265 genome:
- the hydG gene encoding [FeFe] hydrogenase H-cluster radical SAM maturase HydG, with protein sequence MANGIKIANTLSESDTECFIPHQEIFDLLEKTRNPDPAEVRDILAKAMNKERLLPRETATLLNTEDPELVEEIFQTAKKLKQQVYGNRIVLFAPLYVGNECINGCLYCGFRVENKELIRKTLTDEELEQELYALTSRGHKRLIVVFGEHPMYSPEYIAGVIRKIYAFKNGPGEIRRLNVNAAPQTVDGYKIIKEAGIGTFQIFQETYHLPTYKKLHPHGPKSSYTYRLYGLDRAMVAGIDDVGIGALFGLYDWKFEVMGLMYHTQHLEERFGVGPHTISFPRMEPAVNTPMAENPPYKVSDYDFKRLIAIIRLSVPYTGMILTAREKPEIRREALEMGVSQIDAGSSIGIGSYSASDPEEVKKSQFLLGDTRPLDEVIYELASHGYIPSFCTSCYRAGRTGQHFMEFAIPGFVKNFCTPNALLTFEEYLMDYASPKTKEIGEALIEQELMQMPENRRSMVKGLLERVKNHEHDVRL encoded by the coding sequence ATGGCAAACGGTATAAAAATAGCCAATACATTAAGCGAAAGCGATACTGAATGTTTCATTCCGCATCAGGAAATCTTCGATCTGCTGGAAAAAACCCGTAACCCAGACCCAGCCGAGGTCAGAGACATTTTGGCAAAGGCAATGAATAAGGAACGTCTGCTTCCACGTGAAACAGCCACTCTTCTTAATACAGAAGATCCCGAATTGGTTGAGGAAATATTCCAAACAGCGAAGAAGCTAAAACAACAGGTTTATGGAAACCGTATCGTGCTATTTGCTCCTCTTTATGTGGGCAACGAGTGCATCAACGGGTGCCTGTACTGCGGTTTCCGTGTGGAGAACAAGGAACTAATTAGAAAAACGCTCACCGACGAAGAGTTGGAGCAGGAACTTTATGCTCTAACCTCCCGTGGGCATAAACGTCTCATTGTGGTATTCGGGGAACATCCCATGTATTCACCCGAATACATTGCAGGTGTAATTCGCAAGATCTATGCTTTTAAAAACGGACCTGGAGAAATCAGGCGCCTAAACGTGAATGCAGCACCGCAAACAGTGGATGGATACAAGATCATAAAGGAGGCAGGCATTGGTACGTTTCAGATTTTTCAAGAAACATACCACCTGCCGACATACAAGAAATTACATCCCCACGGACCAAAATCCTCTTACACGTACAGGCTCTATGGCTTGGACAGAGCCATGGTAGCAGGCATTGACGATGTGGGCATTGGAGCACTGTTTGGACTTTATGACTGGAAGTTCGAAGTAATGGGGTTAATGTACCATACCCAGCACTTGGAAGAACGATTTGGCGTGGGTCCGCACACAATCTCATTCCCTCGCATGGAACCTGCTGTAAATACGCCCATGGCAGAAAACCCTCCTTACAAAGTTAGCGACTATGATTTCAAGCGCCTCATCGCCATAATCAGGCTCTCTGTCCCTTATACCGGCATGATACTCACAGCTCGCGAAAAGCCAGAAATCAGACGCGAAGCTTTGGAGATGGGCGTTTCACAAATAGATGCCGGTTCCAGCATTGGTATTGGTTCTTATTCAGCAAGCGACCCTGAAGAGGTTAAGAAAAGTCAGTTCTTACTGGGTGACACGCGGCCCTTGGACGAAGTCATATATGAACTGGCATCCCACGGCTACATACCTTCTTTTTGCACCTCCTGTTACAGAGCAGGCAGAACCGGTCAGCATTTTATGGAGTTTGCCATACCAGGTTTCGTTAAAAACTTTTGCACGCCAAACGCACTATTGACTTTTGAAGAGTACCTCATGGACTACGCTTCGCCAAAAACAAAAGAGATAGGTGAAGCTTTGATTGAACAGGAACTCATGCAAATGCCTGAAAACAGGCGCAGCATGGTAAAAGGGCTCTTGGAGCGTGTTAAGAACCATGAACACGATGTCCGATTGTGA
- a CDS encoding TM1266 family iron-only hydrogenase system putative regulator: MERFYIVNIIINNREKAYKQVNELLHDFAEDIRLRVGYPLPEENAAIILLVVKANNDVLGSLTGKLGQLESVQVKTLPLK, encoded by the coding sequence TTGGAAAGATTTTACATCGTGAACATCATCATTAACAACCGTGAAAAAGCCTACAAGCAGGTGAATGAATTACTCCATGATTTTGCTGAGGACATTCGCCTTCGTGTGGGATACCCACTACCTGAAGAGAACGCAGCCATCATCCTACTGGTGGTAAAGGCAAACAATGACGTTTTAGGAAGTTTAACCGGTAAGCTGGGTCAGTTAGAAAGTGTCCAAGTAAAAACGTTACCCCTGAAATGA
- a CDS encoding radical SAM protein, with translation MSVEYYLGDAKVLIEPKSLKRIYVELSRACNLACAMCFRHTYEDHTRALMDEKTVQKMLQEVVNSPAEEVIIGGIGEPLMHPLWKNVVKELKNAYKRVTITTNGTLINREVAEFLVDQRVDEVYISVESSPLGHNNVENTFAVGDLITELKQRKNKMRPILSAEVVLTKSSLVEDLELMKKLSRHGIRYVLINNLLPTAPELDKEVLYVKDRASDLRFKLSSELYARVGVEYPEFCIKTERLCRFVERNSLVIAADGSVCPCYRFLHDGSERVFGREKALHSHGFGNINEDSLMNIWNSSDYTIFRFKVRYALYPSCGDCFLRDGCSFLWDDKADCWGNMPSCGDCLWYRQIILCP, from the coding sequence ATGTCGGTGGAATATTACCTGGGTGATGCCAAAGTCCTAATCGAACCAAAATCCTTAAAGCGTATCTATGTGGAACTGTCTAGGGCTTGCAATCTTGCCTGCGCGATGTGTTTCAGACACACTTATGAGGATCATACTCGAGCACTCATGGACGAGAAGACTGTCCAAAAAATGCTCCAAGAAGTGGTCAATTCTCCAGCTGAAGAGGTCATCATTGGGGGCATAGGGGAACCGCTTATGCACCCACTCTGGAAGAACGTTGTGAAAGAGTTAAAAAACGCCTACAAGAGAGTTACGATAACCACCAACGGTACTCTTATAAATCGTGAAGTTGCCGAGTTCCTTGTGGATCAGCGGGTAGATGAGGTGTATATATCAGTGGAATCTTCTCCGCTGGGGCATAACAACGTAGAAAACACCTTTGCTGTTGGTGATCTCATAACTGAGCTGAAACAACGAAAAAACAAGATGCGCCCCATCTTATCTGCAGAAGTGGTTTTAACAAAGAGTTCCTTAGTAGAGGACCTTGAGCTCATGAAGAAACTTAGCAGACATGGCATCAGGTATGTACTAATAAACAACTTACTTCCCACAGCACCTGAATTGGATAAAGAAGTGCTTTACGTAAAAGACAGAGCTAGTGATCTGCGTTTCAAGCTTTCTTCTGAACTTTATGCAAGAGTTGGGGTGGAGTACCCAGAATTCTGTATAAAAACGGAGCGTCTTTGCAGGTTTGTAGAGAGGAATTCCTTAGTCATAGCAGCTGATGGAAGTGTATGCCCTTGTTATCGCTTTTTACATGATGGCTCAGAACGGGTGTTCGGTAGAGAAAAGGCGCTTCACAGTCACGGGTTCGGTAACATAAATGAAGATTCTCTCATGAATATATGGAATAGTTCTGACTACACCATCTTTCGTTTCAAGGTGCGCTATGCACTTTATCCTTCATGCGGGGACTGTTTCCTTAGGGACGGTTGCAGTTTTCTCTGGGATGACAAAGCAGATTGCTGGGGGAATATGCCCAGCTGTGGAGACTGTCTGTGGTACCGGCAAATTATTCTTTGTCCTTAA
- a CDS encoding adenosylhomocysteinase has product MSEVKNPALYGDGLVKIDWVKRFMPVCGELEKAYAKEKPFQGLTIAMCIHLEAKTARLALLLRDAGAKVVVTGSNPLSTQDDVAAALEHEGLEVFAWRGETSEEYERNLQCLLSFNPDLILDDGFDLTTMLVERFPQKVGKVIGVTEETTTGLIRARNMAKAGKLPFPVMAVNDARVKHLFDNRYGTGESSVYSFMHNTNLLIGGKTFVVAGFGFVGRGIAEKLRGLGAKVIVTEVDPVKALEAHAEGFTVMSMDEACQVGEVFITATGNTGVIREEHFLKMKDGAILGNAGHFNVEVDVEALEKLAQDTYEARPNIMGYRMPNGKVLFLIAEGRLMNLAAGQGHPAEIMDLSFAAQFLSLKYLMDSKGTLQPQVLLVPAEIDEEVARIKLGSLGIKIDQLSRSQEEYLNRW; this is encoded by the coding sequence GTGAGTGAAGTGAAGAATCCAGCGTTGTATGGTGATGGGCTGGTGAAAATTGACTGGGTTAAGCGATTTATGCCTGTTTGCGGGGAGTTGGAAAAGGCCTATGCTAAGGAGAAACCGTTTCAGGGTTTGACCATTGCTATGTGCATCCATTTGGAGGCTAAAACAGCACGTCTGGCTTTGCTACTAAGAGATGCTGGTGCTAAGGTAGTCGTTACCGGGAGTAATCCACTCTCAACACAGGATGATGTGGCTGCTGCCCTTGAGCACGAGGGTTTAGAGGTTTTTGCCTGGCGCGGTGAGACTTCAGAAGAATATGAGCGGAACTTACAGTGTTTGCTTTCTTTCAATCCTGATCTGATTTTGGATGATGGTTTTGATTTGACCACCATGTTGGTGGAGCGTTTTCCACAAAAGGTTGGGAAGGTTATTGGGGTTACGGAGGAAACTACAACGGGTCTTATCAGAGCCAGAAACATGGCAAAAGCTGGTAAGCTGCCTTTTCCAGTCATGGCAGTGAATGATGCACGAGTAAAACACTTATTTGACAATCGTTACGGTACTGGAGAATCCTCTGTCTACAGTTTCATGCACAACACGAATCTACTCATAGGTGGGAAAACCTTTGTCGTGGCTGGTTTTGGTTTTGTGGGCAGAGGCATTGCTGAGAAACTCAGGGGTTTGGGTGCGAAGGTCATCGTCACTGAGGTGGATCCAGTAAAAGCATTGGAGGCGCACGCGGAAGGTTTTACTGTGATGAGTATGGATGAAGCTTGCCAAGTGGGCGAAGTATTCATAACTGCCACAGGTAATACCGGTGTTATACGTGAAGAACATTTCCTCAAGATGAAAGATGGAGCCATTTTAGGCAATGCGGGGCATTTCAATGTGGAAGTAGACGTGGAGGCTTTGGAGAAATTGGCTCAAGATACGTATGAGGCTCGGCCCAACATTATGGGCTACAGAATGCCAAATGGAAAAGTGCTGTTCCTTATTGCAGAAGGCAGGCTCATGAATTTAGCTGCAGGCCAGGGGCATCCAGCTGAGATTATGGATCTTTCTTTTGCCGCACAGTTTCTCTCGCTCAAATACTTGATGGACAGCAAAGGCACGTTGCAGCCTCAGGTACTGCTGGTTCCTGCAGAGATTGATGAAGAGGTAGCTCGGATCAAACTCGGTTCTTTAGGTATAAAAATCGACCAGCTCAGCCGAAGCCAGGAGGAGTACTTGAATCGCTGGTAA
- a CDS encoding peroxiredoxin, with protein sequence MEHWQEIELVDLDGRSVRISDFQGWKVLYFYPKAMTSGCTMEAEDFSRLYEDFKTLGVTVIGVSTDNVERLKKFKEKVGIPFVLLSDPNHALAEALGVWKEKNMYGKKTMGIERSTFVINPDNQIIKEWRKVKVAGHAQEVFDHIKEFMKN encoded by the coding sequence ATGGAACATTGGCAAGAGATCGAACTCGTAGATCTAGATGGCAGATCGGTAAGAATAAGTGATTTCCAAGGCTGGAAAGTCTTGTACTTCTATCCCAAGGCTATGACTTCGGGTTGCACCATGGAAGCTGAAGATTTTTCACGGCTTTATGAGGATTTCAAAACCTTGGGTGTGACCGTCATCGGTGTGTCCACTGATAATGTGGAAAGACTGAAAAAGTTCAAGGAAAAGGTAGGCATCCCCTTTGTACTATTAAGCGACCCGAATCACGCGTTGGCTGAAGCGCTAGGTGTGTGGAAAGAAAAGAATATGTACGGCAAGAAGACCATGGGCATTGAGAGAAGCACCTTTGTCATAAACCCGGACAATCAAATAATTAAGGAGTGGCGAAAAGTAAAAGTAGCTGGCCATGCTCAAGAAGTATTTGATCACATTAAAGAGTTTATGAAAAACTGA